ATTATGAATGAAAAGTTGGATAAAGTTATCCAACAAAGTTACCGGGGGAGGAGTGATTATACTACAAAAAGTAGCAAGTAGGATATAATTACCTTATGTGACTAGTTGTTTTAGTTTGAATCGAAACATTTTCATAATTCAAGCCAACAAATACTAGAAGAGGCATTGGATCACTTTATATGTTCGTTGGGAGagcagcgagagagagagagagagagagttcaaAGTTTCATCTTTTTCAAAACTGCAGGATGTGATGCCAATGTTAGTAGGAAAGAAAGTGGAATATCAAGAGAATGACAGTGCCTTGTAATCACCAGAGATGGATGAACTAATTGTAGAAGAGCAATTGGTATTCAAAATGAGAAActgaaaacatcaattaatgaaccATCCGAACTCAAATTGAATAAACTGCTATAGCATTTAGAATACGCCTTTTTGGCTTAGAATTCTAAACTAGCGGTCATCATCTCAGCTTATTTATCTGCTTAGCACAAGAAGAGGCTAGTTAAAGTTCTTAAGGAACATCAAGGGGAAATTGGTTGAAGATCTTTGACATCAATGGTataaatcctttgttttgtacCCATAATATCTTAATGGAAAAGGATTACAAACCAGTTGTCCAACCTCAGAGGAGATTGAATCAGAATATGAAGGAAATGGTAAAAGCTGAGGTGATCAAGTTATTGGATGCCGGGGTCATTTATCTGATTTCTGATAGTGCATGGGTTAGCCCCATCCAGGTTGTACccaagaagggaggaatgatgGTTATCACTAATGAAAGGAACGAATTGATCCCTACTAGTACTGTTACAGGATGGAGAGTTTGTATCGATTATAGGCGGTTGAATGATGCTACAAGAAAGGATCATTTCCCTCTCCCATTCATCAATTACATGTTGGAACGACTATCTGGGTATATGTTCTATTGTTTCTTAGATGGGTTgtcaagattttttttagatCCTAATCAATCTAGAAGATTAAGAGAAGACAACTTTCACATGTCCTTTTGGTACGTTCGCATATAGACGGATGCCTTTCGCCTTATGCAATGCGCCTACCACATTTCAGCGCTATATGACCGCCATATTAGATGACCTTattgaagatattatggaagtattcatggatgatttttttgtctttggGGACTCTTTTGAACAATGTTTAAACAATTTGAAGAAGGTCTTACGGAAGTGCGAAGAGACAAACTTGGTTCTGAATTgggaaaaatgtcatttcatggtTCGCGAGGGAATAGTTTTGGGGCATAAAATATCTCAAAATGGGATAGAAGTTGATCACGCGAAGATTGAAACTATAGAGAAGCTTCCATCTCTGTCCTCAGTAAAAGCTGTACGGAGTTTCCTTGGGCATGCTAGTTTTTACTGAcgcttcatcaaggattttcaAAGATAACCCGGCCACTCACTAAGCGTTTAGAGAAGGACATGTCTTTTGAATTTTTCACGGAATGTCATTCAGCATTTGAGACACTCAAGAAGAGACTAGTGAAGGCACCCATTATTATAGTCCCTGATTGAAATCTTCCTTTAGAAATCATATGTGATGCGAGTGATCACGCAGTCAAAGATGTCCTAGGATAATGAAGGGATAAGCACTTTCAACCTTTATACAATGCTAGTAAAACTCCAAATGATGCACAAGAAAACTATACCACCACCGAGAAGGAGTTACTAGctgtggtttttgcatttgagaAATTTTGTCTCTATCTTATTTTGTCCAAAGTCATAGTTTTTACTGATTATTTTGCACTTCGTTATTTGTTTAGCAAAACAGATGCCAAACCAAGATTAATCATTTAAGTTTTGCTTTTACAGGAATTCAATGTGGAGATCAAGGATAAACGCAGTGCGTAGAATTTAGCAGTAGACCATTGGCAAGACTTGAGCACCTGAGGGGAAAACATCGAGAAGAAGTGGACATCAACGATCCcttccctgaagagcatctCTACTCTATTAATGCATTGGGTAAAATCAATACACCTTGGTTTGCTGACTTTTTAAATTACCTTGTAGCTCGGGTCCTTCCCAACAATATAGCCTCAcatcttaaaaagaaattttttgctAATGTGAAGTATTATATATGGGATGACCCATACTTGTTTCGAGTTTGTGCGGATCAAGTCATCCAACGGTGTGTTTCACATGAAGAAGGATGGGAAATCATTAGGGAGTGTCATTTGGGACCCGCTGGAGGATATTATAGCGCCAACAAAATTGTTGTGAAAGTGTTTGAATTCTTTTGGCCATCCATTTTTCGTAATGCACAAAGGTACATTTAACGTTGTGACAATTGTCAACGCACAAGTAATATTTCTCGCCGttttgaaatgcctcaaaacccaattattaattgtgaaattttttatgtctggggtattgatttcatgggccctTTCCCCActtcttttggaaataaataCATCCCGGTAGTAGTAAACTATATGTCGAGGTGGGTTGAAGCTCAAGCTTTGCCTTCTGATGATGCTAGAGTTGTTTGTAGGTTTCTGAAGAGGTTATTCTCTCGATTTAGGGCACCTAGGGCAATTATCAACAATAGAGGAACCCATTTTTGCAATGTGTAATTGGAAAATGATCTCATGTGATATGGAGTCACTCACCGAGTGGCTACTCCATACCATCCTCAAACTAGTGGCCAAGTAGAGGTCTCTAATCATGAACTCGAAACGAATCCTACAAAAGGCAGTAACCATTTGTAGGAAGGATTGGTCCAAAAAATAGATGATGCTCTTTGGGCATATAGGACAGCTTATAAGACACTGTTGGGAAACTCGCCGTACCGGCTGGTCTATAGAATAGCAtgtcatttaccggtggagtTTGAGCATAAAACCTATTGGGTAActaggtttttaaattttgatttagaatccatgggggaaaaaaagaaactcCAATTAAGTGCGTTAGACGAATGGTGGAAAATGTCGTATGAAAACTCTCGTACTTATAAGGAACACAAAAATATACCATGGTCGATTGATTAAACCAGGATGTGAGTTCCGTGAGGGAGATCATGTGTTGCTTTATAATTCTCGTTTGAAACTATTTCCAAGAAAACATAGATCAAGGTGGACATGGCCATATTGCATTACTCTAGTATTACGCCATGGGGCCATTGAGATCACACATCCAAAACATGGCACATTTCAGGTAGGGTGGAGGCTAAAACAGTACTTCGGCGACACTTCTAATTAGGTTAAGAACATTTTTCAAGAAAGGCCTCCTTGACATACGCATTTCAGATATGTCAAgctcgtgacattaaacaagcgcttcttgagaggcaacccaagcaagaTTTTTCCGTGCTTTGTTGTGTTTTTAAGTCTTTAATTGTAGGTTTGTAGTCTCATTTGAGTTTGCAATAAATTGCTCGGTCTGTTGTGAATCTTCATGTGTTGGTTGGGTGCTTATGATTATAGACACTTATTTTATGCTTCCTAGGTCATATATGTATTTGAGCTTAATTGTAGTAAACATGGAAAACTGAACTCAAATTTTTCAGGACTCTTTTGGGCTACTTACGCCTGTAAGCACAATTGTAAACCTCAAACGCAAGGGAAGTACAGAGAGTCTTATGAGTGCATTTACGATCCGTAAGTCCTGGTGAGAACAGTTTAGAGGTTTATTACAGGTGACTTACACCCATAAGTGAGGTCGTAAGGGTCATCCAAAGCATCTTACGGTTATACCTTCAACCCTTACGACTTATAACCTTCTAGGGAATACAGCCTAGGTTCCTTAAGGGTACCTTACTCCCGTAAGCCAGACTGTAAGAACAAAACAGAGAACTTTACGAGCTACGGTGGTCAACCCCTTATGGTCATAACCTAGGTAGTACATATATGAAGGAGTGGTTCTTAAGCTCCTACATTTCTGTTGGATGTATTAAGCAATAATCTAAATTAATGCTctctattttcaaaaaaataaaaaaaacaatggacaACTTGTTAGTTTCATGCCATCTCTAATAATACATATGGTTATATATCAATATACAACTAGTCGGTTACATGCCATCTCTACCGATGTATACAGTTATTCAATTTATTAACACCCATTATTTATGTGCAATTTTTGGTTTATATGTTCATTCCTTTAACACCTTATTATCTACATATAGCCTTTATGATGCTGCCATTAACCCTTAGGGGACGTGTGGTTCACAGTAATGTGAAAACACTACCGCCTGTTATGTAGTAATCTGAAAAGATTACCACATTTGGATTAATGGCGGTACCAAGTTTGGATTAATGGcggtggtaatattgatggtaatttGTGATAATCAACCTTAGAAGACTACCAAGAAACTTGGTAATTCCATTACAACCAAAATAGGTGGCTATGTTGGATTACCAAGTGGGTGGTAATCAGAAATGTTTTTTGAACAAATATgccctttgtttaaaaataataattttcatactttattcgttggataaaaaaaattaaatttgaataaaattattttcggaatatgttgaacttcaaaattttaattttttttattcaaaattttatttactttaaatttaaacttgcacAAAATGGGTAGACAaaagggtattttggaaaatttagaaCATTACCAAGTTAATTACTATGTTAtatgagtttccaaccaaacatggttattaTAAAATACCACAACATTCCTAGGCATATAACATTCCTGAtctcattaccatggtaatctcattatgtagtaatatatcattaccatgaaccaaacggccccttaggATTGATGTGTATTCTAATGGTGTGGATACTTTACTACTAAAATTTCTAACACCAGTTTAAACACTTAAcaatgattttcttattttttattttattgcacatatttaaatttgtttctttgttatttGACAAACACAAGACtctaattctatatatatatatatattgtgtgtatgGTTACACATGTTTCTTATTCTGTCATTTGGCCATATGTATACAACTTATTAGCATTTCCTACCATATATATacggttatatatatatacaattttttgaTTCCATGCCATCTCATCTAAAATATGAGGTTATTTGATCTATTAATGCCTAtagttaatttataaaaatggacATCTACAACAACTCACCTTTATGTGCTTATATTGTGAAGCTTCCCTTCATCAAATGCTAGGTCTTTGAGTGAGCTTCTTTTTTAGAGCAAAGACTTTTCTTATTTTAGCTAAAAGCTTCTTTCTAAACTCTTCAGCAAGAATCCTATGGTAGAGGGTGAGGTTTGGTAAGATTTTGGAGCAAAGGGTGAGGTTTAGCATGATTTTGGAGCACTAGAtcttacttttatatatatgatatgcaCTTTGCGTATTACacccaagtgcacgggttatatATATGAAGTAGTAAAAGTGTACCTGAAGGTCGGATAGTCAAATCTATGGGAGATTGATACTAGTACTAATTGTTCTTCTGCTATCTAGCCAATGCAATCAAGTGATGTTGCTAAACCTAATTAGGAAGACAAAGAATCGAGACGACGAGATGGTGAATTGAGGGTAAAATCAAGGAGATAAGATGGTACCTCAGACGCAATCCTCTAAAGACGTCTATGTAAATAGTTAACTATATTGACTATTGATTGAGCATTCTTGGACCGTGAGACTCCTAAAGTAGCCTGACACCTTTGGTCCACGcgatcaaaccctaattccattCAAGAAAACTCATATCCAATATAATAAAAGggaaatcaaatacaaataGTCTCAAGATTCATAGTCCATAGCACCAATGAAGCTTTAGCCTCTAATATTATAGAGAATCCTAGCTACTACAACCAATATAAGAGACAAGATTAGAAGCATTATGAAAACTTATCTCAAGATGATAGGTGACGGAGATTCTCGGATTGGAGATGACAATGCAGTCGATCTTGAACCCAAAGGGCCAAAGAAAAGATGTCAACTTGTCCTTCATTGgatgtcttcaacctccaatcaaaaccctaggcATCAATGAAGATCTCAACAAAAAGAAACTCACTTTACAAACCCTAGCTATCTGATTTTAAAGGTAACGGGCTAGTGCACTATCATGCTTAATGTGTGTTTGACCTGTGTTGATTGTTGGCGACACCTGAAATTCAATTCTGTGAGAAAATTTGCCATCCAGAGATTTGCATGGCCAAAAAGCACATCGTGCTTATTGGGCACTCTGGGCATTAGAACCATGCTTAGGATGTGCTCTTCAATTTCTCCGTTCTAGTGCTTTGCACTCCCTGAACATGCCCATGAATGTTGAGGCCATGCTTTTCTTTGGAATTGTTCTTTAGTGCTCGTTCAGCTCAGAATTGCATCAGTTTTATTCCTTTTTGTCCTAAAACCTATTTACCTacacattaaatataaaatgccCAGCATAGtactaaaataaagaaaataatgcaaGAAGACAAGCAATGTGCATGGatttataatacaaaatatgagCATTCCATGCACTCATCAATATATGTCATGCCCCAAGCTCTATAGAAGACGTCAACAAACCAGCCACATATGTAGTGGACTCTAACTTGTATACAAGgtctcaaacaaataaattgataaataccaaaacatcaaataataataataaatactaactCAATATGCCATGTCAACAACACAACTATAGAAATAGTACAAAAATACTTCAATTTCCAACAGAAGAAAATGCACAATAGGTTTGAGTTTGGAGTACCACATCACCCCTAATACAAACTACATAAATGGATAAAATTCAACACAACAATACAAAGGAATGGCATACATAACAGCAAGGACTACAATACTAGGGAGTGGCATCTACAGTAGTAAGATGACTACCCATGTTGAGATCCTACACCCTTACAATCGGTAGCTAATCCCtacaatctttaaaaaaaagcaacaaaCTAGTAAGCTCATAAGCTCAGTAAGTAcctaaaagaagaaaatagaagaagaaaagaaatatggaGTTTTAATCAACAATAACCAAAGTAGATACATCAAATATAACTCATAAACAACATGTGCTAATGGGaagtatatttattaatcaaaccaataaaCTTAGGAAATCACAACACACCCTCTGAAAGATCCagaacataaaacaaaataaataatgagaTATTCCACTTCATAGCCAGAGTAAAACAACATTTCTAGATGTGTACATCGCATACCCAATCACACCATCTATATGGCCCACACTATCTATCATCACACCTTCACACAGTCATACTATCCCTTTCCCATGGGTACCTTGATCAAAATATTAGACTCATATCGATATGGCCAAATGCACATCTTCATTTGGTTGAgcaatataatatatactagCATATAGGAGGCCAATTTAGAATTTCCAAAAAATACACATAATCACcagcataaaataaataacccaCAACATTCACCAAGATAACCATGTAAATTCTTAGAACATACATGTATGAAATACTCAACATGATATGAATACCCTACCAAGATATCATACAAACAACTTCCAAAATTTCCAATATAATACCTCCACAAGAATAGGGTAACTATACATGTATACATAGAAGGAGAATATCATAAGTACCTAAAAGAAATGATAATTCAAACtaagaaatataattactcaCGAAAGAATATGTACATAACAAACCTTACCTATGTGCATCCATAAATTCAtgcaaaacatatatatgtatataggcAATTTCAGAGATTACTACACAAGACAAGATCAAACAGGGTAGAATCGTATCTTAAGAAAATTTCTAAGCACAACAACATAAAAGAAATTTCCAAAATCTCTTCCACTTGACAAAGTCAATAATGAGCGTGATTGTAGGATGCATGACATAAATTTTCAGCTAAAAATCACCATGAATTCTTAAGCTTGGAATTGAGAGCATGAAAACTACCACACAGAATTTGGAAAGAtttcaaaagaatacaaaaaatctTTAAGACACTATTTAGGATACTTCCTAAAGTAGACCCGAGTTGAGATGAACTATTTTCTCTGTGACTCACTCTATCGACTAGCAACATCTCTATTCTTTTCAACTCCCCACTTCAATTCCTtccttttctccttttcttctcttctccttcccTCCTCTcacttcctttcttttccttaatCCTCCTCCCTTCATAAACTAGCTTTCCAAACCCCAATGAAACGCTTTCCCCTAAgtcaaaaaaatccaaacatcTAAAGCAAAGCCACAACAAAAGAACGAGAATCCAATGCTACAATATTGTATATGAAGCTGATGCCATAATACTGTATCATACTGTAGAAAAGTATAGTACAAAATGGAAATGCTTTCTTTCCATGCATAGTAATACTCATACAAAAATCAAGCTATTTAAATCGAAGGGTTTTACTAGGAATACTCGTGAAAACCACATCTTCAAATTGGAAGACTTTATATATAAAACCTAGTTCCAAGGTGGGCATTACAATATACCTCTATCAAAATGGgacctaatttatattttagtagtattgttatttagaaataatttttatttttggcaatattattatgagaaaaaatgatttttttcaaaataattaattctacATAACATGAATCTAGTCATATTCATGAATGTCAAGTTTAGTgtaaatttattgttaaatttgtGTTGTATATGTTATTAcccattttgttttctttaacattttgcatttttatgaatttatatatcttgttgtttttaattaaaataataataataaaagttggTTTAAATACGAATAGCCATCAGagcatttaagaaaaaaatgtacCTATCAATAAACCAACAATGCTGAaactaagataaaaaaaaatataggtaattttGTAGGAGAAtaattttgttagaaaaataaataaatatgaattaatGATCATTAAAGCATAATACAAACATAGCTTTTAAATCATCCCTAcaaaattccaaatcaaaagaaaaatatataaaataacaacttAAACAAACAAcccataaaaacaaataaataaatagagaatATAGCAAGAACCTGGTTTTACTCATATAACCATTAGATCATAACACAAACCCAAATAACTCTAACCACCATTGAATACATAAGAAGTTCAAGTCAAAAGAAAAACACGAAGAAACAAAGATCAAATCACTCTAGCCACTCTTATCTCTTCTCCTTATTACCAATAATAAACCCTACCCTTAATCAGGGAAAAACCCATCCAACCATGCAATgttatcatcatcaccatcatcattattaatattCCCACAAGAAGGTTGGCCAAACTTCTCCCCTCCAATAACATTGTGCTCATTGAAACCCAAGCACCAACCATGCATCCCAACTGCACTTGTCGTTAATGATCCTTCTCCATTGGCAGCCATTTCAGCCTTCTTCTTCACCACTTTCTCTTTCACCAACTTCAACTTGTTATCCACCAACCAATTCAAGCTTGATATTGTTTCAAGATAAAGCCCATGAAGATCTTTCCCCTTAAGACACTGCCCCAGCAACACCATATTCTCAAGCTCATTGTTCTCCTTCTCTTGCTTAAGAGCATGTTCTTCAAGTTTCATTATTTGTTGTTGCAAAAACCTCACCTGATTCaccatcttctttcttctttccagTTCTGGTTTTTGCATGAATGGCACCAAAACGTCCATCGGGTCTGGTGTCGATGACCAGACTTCCGGTACATTACCACCCCAAGGGTAAATAATTGCGCAAGCTTTTACATCACACAGAGCACTTAGCTCTCTCACCTTCTTCAAGAGaccattctttcttttcttgtatgTTATGTTCCTTGAGGAGTCCTTCTCAATCCATGCAAGCTTCACCTTCACCCTGCCCATGgtaatgttgttgttggtgtttTTGCTTTGGTGGGGATGAACTTCTTCTGGGCATTTGCATGGGTTTATATAGAATGGAGAGTGAGAGGCCATTAAAGGAAAGAGTAAATGCTAAGAGAAAGAGGTTTAATGGCATTACATGAGACATTTAATAATCATAATGGAGAAtgaaattaatgtttataatgaAAGGTTCTTTGTTTGGGTTTTGTAGATGGTAATTTGTTGGATTGACAACTcatgtttccttttcaatttGTTGAGAGGCCTAGGAAATCTTACATTTGGGGCATCATCCTAATATTGTTGATGCcttattattactatttgtaTATTGAAAATTTCTTATACCATTTCAAACGCTTAACTCTAgttttcttatatttgttttattttgtatactTAATcatatttctttgttgtttgatAAATGAAATATCTTAAtttcaattgttttttataatgtgTGCACATTAATATGTGTCTTTTTGTCGTTAGATCATATGTCTGTATACAACTTGTTGGTTTCATGCAACCTGATAGGGACTAATGTCACTTGCAACACAAGTGCAAGTGTGACCAAGTAATAAAATTGTGCTTGAAGCATGGTATCAATCCAAGAAGAACTTGAAATTACTGGTATAATTCAAATCTTGTTATTTAATCCACACTAAGATCGAAAATGTcaactcaaaagtaaaaacaagaaacTAAGACGTAACAAAGGTGGGATTGAACTAATGGCAAAACAAGCATGAATGAGAGGTATTCGAACATAGATTTTtcctagaattttgattaatCTTTAGACAAGGTTACACTGATAATTACAATTCAATTTAACCGAGAGAGTTCGTAAAACATATTACTCCATTTCTCAAAGTGAGCAATAACTAGTTTTATATGGCGTTGATAGACTATCCTATGACTACAATACACTCTATGAACtcttttttccatggaaaacaTGGGTTCAAGGGGATAGGCAAGCATTCTTTCAAAGTGATTCCCACTCATCCTATACAAAGTAAAGATTATAATATTTTCCTGAAAGTTA
This portion of the Dioscorea cayenensis subsp. rotundata cultivar TDr96_F1 chromosome 3, TDr96_F1_v2_PseudoChromosome.rev07_lg8_w22 25.fasta, whole genome shotgun sequence genome encodes:
- the LOC120251454 gene encoding agamous-like MADS-box protein AGL80; this encodes MGRVKVKLAWIEKDSSRNITYKKRKNGLLKKVRELSALCDVKACAIIYPWGGNVPEVWSSTPDPMDVLVPFMQKPELERRKKMVNQVRFLQQQIMKLEEHALKQEKENNELENMVLLGQCLKGKDLHGLYLETISSLNWLVDNKLKLVKEKVVKKKAEMAANGEGSLTTSAVGMHGWCLGFNEHNVIGGEKFGQPSCGNINNDDGDDDNIAWLDGFFPD